The Catenuloplanes niger genome includes a window with the following:
- a CDS encoding ABC transporter substrate-binding protein: protein MGRSRIVSILLVAVLLAAGCQNPGADEDDGSLRRIVYLTAFGATGRDAFAWVAQEKGYFRDAGLDVEIRLGAALSDNMRTLAAGRADFMNSDLIGGVISAGQGTFTGFRVFAAIHQQSLVSIVTPADGPIKKPADLAGKRLGAATASVNQVLFPAYAKATGLDPAGVTWVNAAPAQVPALLASGRVDALCTFLIGRPGIEAAAGKQMTVLPFSDALPDTFGNALTTSASLAESDPDLVRRFRDAALRGLADTLADPRAAAELLHERNPASTVAAAEGEITLMAPLTTPTGGGPLGSIDRDRLTRAIAMLTDAGLFAPGLTADEVVAFPLTPGS from the coding sequence ATGGGCCGGTCACGCATCGTGTCGATCCTGCTCGTCGCCGTCCTGCTCGCGGCCGGGTGCCAGAATCCCGGCGCGGACGAGGACGACGGCTCGTTACGCCGGATCGTCTACCTCACGGCGTTCGGCGCGACCGGGCGGGACGCGTTCGCCTGGGTGGCCCAGGAGAAGGGCTACTTCCGGGACGCCGGACTGGACGTCGAGATCCGGCTCGGTGCCGCGCTCTCGGACAACATGCGGACGCTCGCGGCCGGGCGGGCCGACTTCATGAACAGCGACCTGATCGGCGGCGTGATCTCGGCCGGTCAGGGCACGTTCACCGGCTTCCGGGTGTTCGCCGCGATCCACCAGCAGTCGCTGGTCTCGATCGTCACGCCGGCCGACGGGCCGATCAAGAAGCCCGCGGACCTGGCCGGCAAGCGTCTCGGCGCCGCGACCGCGTCCGTCAACCAGGTGCTGTTCCCGGCGTACGCGAAGGCCACCGGCCTCGACCCGGCCGGCGTCACCTGGGTCAACGCGGCACCGGCCCAGGTGCCGGCGCTACTCGCGTCCGGCCGGGTGGACGCGCTGTGCACGTTCCTGATCGGCCGTCCCGGCATCGAGGCGGCCGCCGGGAAACAGATGACCGTGCTGCCGTTCAGCGACGCGTTGCCGGACACGTTCGGCAACGCGCTGACCACCTCCGCGTCGCTGGCGGAGAGCGATCCCGACCTGGTCCGGCGCTTCCGGGACGCGGCACTGCGCGGGCTCGCCGACACGCTCGCCGATCCGCGCGCGGCCGCGGAACTGTTGCACGAGCGCAATCCCGCCTCGACCGTGGCGGCGGCCGAGGGGGAGATCACGCTGATGGCGCCGCTGACCACGCCGACCGGCGGCGGCCCGCTCGGCAGCATCGACCGGGACCGGCTGACGCGCGCGATCGCGATGCTCACCGACGCCGGGCTCTTCGCACCGGGGCTCACCGCGGACGAGGTCGTCGCGTTCCCGCTCACCCCGGGGAGCTGA